Within the Streptomyces sp. NBC_00353 genome, the region TTTCACCGGCCCACAGGCTGGTTGATCCGCAAGCCATCGTGTTGCCCCTCCCAGGAAGTGACAAGTGCATGACAAGAACTGGACCGGCCGTCGACAGACACATGTGAAGCGGGGATGCCCGTGGTGCGACCGGGGATGGTTGTGCGAGCGAAGCAACCCAATGATGCGCGTAGACAAGCGGGTTGCATAGATGGCCTCGTTCCGCATCGACGAGGGCCTCGTCGGCCGGGTGGCGAGCCGGTGGTCAGCCTTCCGGCCCTGTTCGATGACCCAGGTGCCCGGCGAACCACTCTCTGGCCAGCTCCGCCACCTTCCCGAGAGCACCGGGCTCCTCGAACAGGTGAGTGGCGCCGGGGACCACGGCGAGCCGGTTCTCACAGCGCAGCAGTGCCTGGGCCTGGCGGTTGAGGTCCAGCACCACCTCGTCATCGCCTCCGACGATGAGCAGCGTGGGCGCGGTCACCGCCGGCAGGCGGGGCCCGGCCAGATCAGGCCTGCCGCCGCGCGAGACGACCGCCACGGCCGGGGAGTCCGGCTCCGCCGCCGCCCGCAGCGCGGCGGCCGCACCGGTGCTGGCCCCGAAGTAGCCGACCGCGAGGCCCTGGGTCTCGGGCCGGTCGAGCAGCCAGCGGGTGGCGTCGGTCAGGCGGCCGGCCAGCAGGGCGGTGTCGAAGGTGTTGGCCCGGTCCAGTTCCTCCTCCGCCGTGAGGAGGTCGAACAGGAGGGTGGCCAGCCCGGCCTTGTTCAGTGAGGTCGAGACGGAGCGGTTGCGCGGGCTGTGCCGGCTGCTGCCGCTGCCGTGGGCGAACACCACGATGCCCGTGGCCCCTTCGGGGACCGTCAGTTCCCCGCCGAGCCGGACCGGTCCGGCGTGCACGACGACATCCGCGGCCGCCATCCCCGCTCCTCCCGCAGCTCCCACGGTTGCTGCGTTTTCGTACCGCTGCTCGACTCCCTCGAGAGGGTGGGCTCCTCCGCCCGACGTTGTTGTCCGCAGGCCAGGACGTCCATCTGTCGTCACTGCTCCCGGCTCACGACCGGACTCCTGGCGAGACTGCACCTGCACTCCACGCTACTCGCGTTCCGCCGAGGTGCGAGCGCCGGACGACTTCACCGCCGGAGCCCACCGCGGCCGCCGTTCCGGCCTCCGGAGAAGCTGCGCCCCCGCTCTCCCGCCGCGTACCGGATCATCCCTTGACGACGCCCAGCGGCACCAGGCGGGCGACCAGCCGGGCGAGTCCGGCGCCCTCGGTGACCGCGGTGACCGCGTCGACGTCCTTGTACGCCTCCGGCGCCTCCTCGGCGAGACCACGCCACGAGGAGGGGCGTACCGCGATGCCCCGGGCCTCCAGCTCGTTGCGAAGCTGCTCCCCGCGGACCATGCGCAGCGCGTGATGACGGCTCCAGACCCGGCCGGCGCCGTGACAGGCGGAGTGGAAGGCTTCGTTGCCGGGCAGGCCGACCATCACGTACGAGGCGGTGCCCATCGTCCCGGGGACCAGTACCGGCTGGCCCGCCCGGACGAGGTCCTCGGGCAGGCTCGGGTCGCCGGGCGGCAGCGCCCGCGTCGCGCCTTTGCGGTGGACGCACAGTGGACGTGCCTCACCGTCGACTTCATGGGTCTCGAGTTTGGCCGTGTTGTGCGAGATGTCGTAGACCAGATCCAGACCGACTCCCGCGGCCGTCGCGAAGGCGTGACGGGTGGCTTCGGACAGCAGCTGGCGGTTGGCCCGGCCGTAGTTGGCGGCTGCCGCCATCGCCCCCAGGTAGGCGTGGCCCCGCGGCGACTCGACCGGTGTGCAGGCCAGCTGCCGGTCCGGGACCTGGATGTGGTGCCGGTGCAGTTCCTGGTCCATCACGCGGACGTGGTCGGTGCACACCTGGTGCCCCAGGCCACGCGAGCCGCAGTGGATCATGACGCACACCTGGCCCACCCGCAGCCCGAAGGCCACCGCGGTGGCGGTGTCGAAGATCCGGTCGACCGCCTGGACCTCCAGGAAGTGGTTTCCCGAGCCGAGGCTTCCCACCTGGTGGAGGCCGCGTTCGACGGCGCGCCTGCTCACCTGCCCCGGGGCCGCGCCGTCCAGGACGCCGTAGTCCTCGCAGCGCGCGAGGTCGCGCGGCACACCGTGCCCGTGCTCGACCGCGTACCGAGCGCCGCCGACCAGCAGCTCGTCGATCTCCCCGGCGCCCGACAGCTTCCACAGCCCGCCGCGCCCCATGCCGCGCGGGATGGTGTCGTCGAGGATGTCCATCAGCCGCCGCAGCCGGTCGTGGCCCAGCGCCTCATGGTCGATGTCGGCGGCCAGCAGCCGTACGCCGCAGGAGATGTCGAACCCGACGCCGCCGGGCGAGATGACCCCGCCGCGGGAGATGTCGGTGGCGGCCACCCCGCCGATCGGGAAGCCGTAGCCCCAGTGGACGTCGGGCATGGCGAAGGAGGCGCGGACGATGCCGGGCAGCGTCGCCACGTTCGCCACCTGCTCCAGCGCCTTGTCCCCGGCCGCCTGTGGCAGCAGCGCCCGTGAGGCGAACACCATCCCGGGTACACGCATCGGTTCCCGCTGCTCGATACGGAAGCGGTACGGGCCCTTCTCCACCAGTGCGATGTCCACGTCCCTCACCTCCAGTCGACCGTCAGCCGACCGGTCCGATCGGCGACGGCGGTGCCGAACTCGGCGCAGGCGGTGGTGAGCCGCTCGCGGATCCACTCCCGGTCCTCGCCGCGCGCCAGGCGGGTGTGGCAGTAGTCCAGGGCCAGTGGAATCGCCTCCACCCGGGCGGGAACCAGGTGCGCGGCATCCGGGCCGTCCAGGGTCACCAGGAAGAGAAGCCCCAGGTCGTTGCGGAGGACCGGGTCGACGGCGTAGTCGTCGACGAAGTCGCCCAGGTCGTACAGGATCCGGTCGGCGATCCCGTGGAACACATGGGCGGAGTGCCCGGCGACCAGCGTCGCCCCCGCCGCCAGCAGCTCCGGGGCCGCGGCCGAGACGTGACGCGGCGGCCGCGAGGTCATGTTGGGGCCCCAGTGCGGAGTGACCAGCACGACATCCGCCGCCGCGGCGGCCCGGCCCACCGACTCCGTCAGCCAGTCGGGCACCCCCGCGTGGAGATCGGCCCAGGCCACACCGGGACTGTCCGCCCCGGCCGCGTACTCCTGCGGGTGGTCCGTGGCGCCCACCACGGCAAGCCGCACACCGGCCGCCTCCAGCACCGCGAACTCCCGGGCCGCGTGTACGGTCGCGCCGGCGCCGACCGCGTGCACGCCCGCCCCGGCCAGCAGGGTGCGGGTGTCGGCCATGGCGTCGAACCCGTAGTCGAGAGCGTGGTTGTTGGCGAGCGTCACACAGTTCACGCCCAGTT harbors:
- a CDS encoding RtcB family protein, coding for MDIALVEKGPYRFRIEQREPMRVPGMVFASRALLPQAAGDKALEQVANVATLPGIVRASFAMPDVHWGYGFPIGGVAATDISRGGVISPGGVGFDISCGVRLLAADIDHEALGHDRLRRLMDILDDTIPRGMGRGGLWKLSGAGEIDELLVGGARYAVEHGHGVPRDLARCEDYGVLDGAAPGQVSRRAVERGLHQVGSLGSGNHFLEVQAVDRIFDTATAVAFGLRVGQVCVMIHCGSRGLGHQVCTDHVRVMDQELHRHHIQVPDRQLACTPVESPRGHAYLGAMAAAANYGRANRQLLSEATRHAFATAAGVGLDLVYDISHNTAKLETHEVDGEARPLCVHRKGATRALPPGDPSLPEDLVRAGQPVLVPGTMGTASYVMVGLPGNEAFHSACHGAGRVWSRHHALRMVRGEQLRNELEARGIAVRPSSWRGLAEEAPEAYKDVDAVTAVTEGAGLARLVARLVPLGVVKG
- a CDS encoding CapA family protein — encoded protein: MAFTVALAGDTMLGRSVAEELRRSPTPGTLVSAGVREAIAEADLFVLNLECCVSDRGHRWPDPQKAFFFRAPSAAAKVLAELGVNCVTLANNHALDYGFDAMADTRTLLAGAGVHAVGAGATVHAAREFAVLEAAGVRLAVVGATDHPQEYAAGADSPGVAWADLHAGVPDWLTESVGRAAAAADVVLVTPHWGPNMTSRPPRHVSAAAPELLAAGATLVAGHSAHVFHGIADRILYDLGDFVDDYAVDPVLRNDLGLLFLVTLDGPDAAHLVPARVEAIPLALDYCHTRLARGEDREWIRERLTTACAEFGTAVADRTGRLTVDWR